Within Sorangiineae bacterium MSr11367, the genomic segment CCCCCACGGCGTGATGCGCATTCAGGGCATCGTCGGCACCGCCCAAACGAGCTTCGAGGTCGGGGCCAATCATTTGAGCGGATACGTCGGGCGGTGCACCTACGACATGAAGCGCAGCACCGCACCGTTCCGCTACGAGGGGCTTCGCAGCTGCGGCTACGGTTCGGCGCGCACCCGCATCGAGATCACGAACCCTATTTTGCAATGGACGCCCATCGAGACCGCCACGCTGCTAAGCCTCGCACTGGCCCACTGACCTCGGGTCTGGCGCCAAATGGCCAGTAGGTGCTCGCGGACTTCTCGCCGCCGACGTGCTAGGAGCGGCAGTCCGTGTCCAACTCATCCCCCATCCGTCCGCTTGCCGTGCTCGTTGGTGTCCAGCTGCCGGGCGTTTCCGACGTCGATCATACCGCCGATCTCGCCGAGCTCGGACGGTTGGTTCACACGCTTGGTTACGAAGTAGCCGCAACCGTCTCCCAAAAACGAGACGCACTTGCGGCCGCGGCCGTTCTTGGCGAGGGCAAGCTGAAAGAGCTTGCGGACCTCACCGGCGGCCAGGGGTACATTCCCTCGGCCGCGAAGGAACGGAAATCGAAGGCTCGCGATCGCTGGAAGGCGAACGACGCCGTGGACGATGCCTTCGAGGCCGAGACGGATGCCGACGAAGCCTTCGGTGAGGAGGAGACGCGCAAGCCCACGGTGGTGATCGTCGATCACGACATCACCCCGAGCCAGGCGAGAAATCTCGAGAAGGCCACGGGCGCCGAGGTGCTCGATCGCACGGGCGTCATCGTCGACATTTTTCACCGCCACGCCCACAGCCGCGAGGCGCGCCTGCAGGTGGAAATTGCGCGCCTCAACTACGTCGTGCCGCGCATGCGCGAGTCGACGGGATCCAAAGAGCGACAGCGCGGCCGGGGAACCGGCGAGGCGGCCCTGGAGCTCGATCGCCGCAAGGTGCGCGACCGCATCGCCGAACTGCGCGAAGAGCTCGCGGCGATTCAAAAGCAGCAGGCGAATCGGCGCGTCGCGCGAAAGGATCAACTTCGCGTCGCCCTCGTGGGGTACACGAATGCAGGGAAATCCTCGTTGATGCGGGCCCTCACCGGCAGCAACGTGCTGGTGGCCGACAAGCTCTTTGCCACGCTCGACACCACGGTTCGTGCCCTTTCTCCGGCCACGAAACCGCGTCTTTTGGTGTCCGACACCGTCGGCTTCATCAAGAAGCTACCGCACGATCTGGTCGCGTCCTTTCGCTCCACGCTGGATGAAGCCCTCGAAGCCTCCCTCCTGCTCTACGTCGTGGATGCATCGGATCCCACCTACGAGGCGCAGCTCGAGGTCACCGAAAGCGTGCTCGCCGAAATTGGCGCCGACGTGGTGCCGCGCATGCTCCTCCTCAACAAGATCGATCGGCTCGACGAAGAGGGCCGCCAACGGGTCATCCGCCGTCATCGCGGCGCCATTGCGCTCTCCGCCCACGATCCAAAGGACGTCGAGGCGCTCCGGCAGACGATCATCGATCACTTCGAGCTTTCGATGATCGACGAAGAATTGATCGTTCCGTACGCCAAACAATCGCGCATCTCCGAAATCTACGAGTACGCACGGGTGATCTCCGAGGACTACGACGAAAGCGGTGCTCGCCTCCGCGTGCGAGCACTCCCTGCCGCTCTCGCCCGCCTCCGCCGTGTCTTTGCTGCTTAGACGTCGCGGAACGTTACTCGAAGATCACATTTCCACCCGCAAGACCTTGCGGATCGAGACCGGCAGCGCCCGCGCGAACCGAAACGCGGACCTTCCAACCGCCGTCGATCTCGACGGTTCTTTCCTCGGTGAGGTCGAACCGCAAACCACCATTGCCGGCGGCGAGGCTACCGAGGACGCTCGCAGGCACCTTGCCCGCGCCGCTCTCCACCGGGTAGGTGCAGGCAACGTTGCTCATATCGCCGCGGGCGCTGCCTCCAAGGACGAGTTTCACGGTCCCGAAGGCTGCGCCCTCCCGCGTCCACGTCACGTCGAGATCCTTCGAGCGAGGGATGCGCACGTCTTTGCCACCTGTTTGCCCCGGTACACTCACCGTGATCATGGATGGCGCCTTCAACGTGGTTTCGAACGCGGGGACTCCGGCCGGATCGCCGGAAGCCTTGATGAAGATGTCCTCGCCGCCCGACCAAATCGAGCCTGACTCCGTGAGTCCGCCGCGGATCGGATCCAAGACGAGAACCTTGTCGCTGTTGGAGCGGCGGATTTCGATGGTGCCTGCGTTGGCCGGGACCGGCACCGGGGTGGGCCGTGCGAAGTCCTCCTGCGTAAACGGCTGGCAGCGCGAGATGATGCAGCTGCCCTCCGTGGTGGTTTCGCAATGGGCCTCGACGGCGTCCGTCCAACCACCCGCGTAGAAGTTGGCCGAGGCTTCGTGCGACGAGCCCATATCGGTATTCTTGTTGTAAATGTGGATTTCCCCGCCCTTGGCGCCACCGGCCACGGGTTGGTCGCTTTTGCCGGACGAATCATCCGCGCACGCTGCGACGGTCCCTGCCAGAGCTGCGCACGACATGGTCCAAGCGAAGCGATGTTCAATCTTCATAATAACCCTCCATGCATCGACGAAAGGTCTCCGTCGAGGCTCGCAAGGTTCAATGTTCGGGACGAAGCGCCCGGATCATATTTTCGTCCAAGCGATGACGGCGTTTCGTCGTGCCCAATGACCGAGAAGGCGTGCTTCTCACGGGTTCACCCTACTGGCCTCGCGCGCCAGTCGGGGTCTTCCGAAAGCATGCTGGACCGTTCGTGAACGATTTTTTTTCTCGAACCGGGTCACCTTTCGTGCGCGCCCGTCGTCAGGTCATCGCAGGGACGATCGAAGCCTCTGCAGGAGAGAGACCATGCTGAGCAAAGTGGCGTATGTGACCTTGTTCGTGAACGATCAGGACAAGGCGCTCGATTTCTATACGAACGTTCTCGGTTTCGAGAAGCGTGCGGACAATCCGCTGCCCACGGGCACACGATTTTTGACCGTGGGCCTCGCGGGGCAGGAACTCCAGGTCGTTTTGTGGCCCGGCACCCACGGGAATGCCAAGCCGGCGCCGGGGCTCGTTCCGGGGGCGTGCATCTTCGAAACGAGCGACTGCCGCGCGGCCTTCGAAACGCTGAAAGCGCGCGGCGTCGAGTTCGAGACACCGCAGATCATCGAGCAACCCGTTGCCTTGGTCGCCATTTTTCGAGACCCCGACGGCAACCGCCTCATGCTGCGCGAAAATCGTAAGCCCTGATCGGGTGACGGTCCTCGTGTAGCCTCGAGGCCATGAAGTTACCGCCGCTGCGCTTGCTCCTCCTTTTTGCCATTGGCGCCTTCGTCGCGCCTTTTGGGGATCACGGTCACGTGGCGAGCGGCACGACGCAGTATTTTCCCACGTCGACGCCCTTCATCTGGGATGGCCCGTTTTGGTTTCCCATTTTGGTGGGCCTCGCGACGGCGGCCAACGCCGAGCTGCGCCTGCATTTGCCCGCGCCGCGTGCGACGCTCACCGTCGGCGACGGCGTCGCCGGCATTGCCGCGGTCATGGGCCTTTATGCGCTGACCGCGTTGTTGCGCCATCAGCCGTTGGTCCCGAGCACGCTCGTCGTCGTAGCCCTGGCCGTGTTGGCGTGGCATCGATTCGGGGACAAGCCGGCGTTGGTTTGCGCCGTGGCGACCGCCGTGGGCGGCGTGGCCGTGGAGGCGGCACTCGTCGCGGCGGGCGTCTTTCGCTATGCCGACGACATCGACATCTTGCTGGGCGTCGCGCCATGGCTGCCCGCGCTGTACTTCGTATTCGGCATCGTCTCGGCGCAGCTCGGGGAAATCGCCGCGAAAGTCTGATAAGACGCGATGATGTCGGTATCTCGTCGCGACCTTCTTCGTTGGCAATTCGATTTGACATGGCAATTGTTCGAATTTCATTTGGACCGGCTGACCCCGGAAGATTTTCTCTGGGAGCCCGCCGCCCACATTTGGACGGTGCGCCCCGGTTTCCAACCTGAGGCTCCGTGGGTCCCCGATTGGGCCGAAACCGAGCTGGATCCCATTCCGGTCCCCACGATTGCGTGGCTTACCTGGCACATCGGTTGGTGGTGGAGCGTGACCCTCGACCACGCGCAAAAGCGCCCTCCGCGCGCCCGCGAGGCGATTGGCTGGCCGGGAGATGGCCCCGGGAGCCTTCGATGGTTGCGCGACCTTCGCACCGAGTGGCTCGAGGTGTTGGCGCGCCTTACCGACGCGGATCTCGATGGCGTTGCACCCTTTCCGTGGCCCAATTCGGAGCAAACGGTCGCGCACATGGTTGCTTGGGTGAATGCCGAATTGATGAAGAACGCGAGCGAGATTGGTCAACTGCGCCTGCTTCGCGCCGCCGGGTGAGAGGTCGCGGCACGACTTCTGCCTAAGGGGCGTTCATGGTGCCCCGCTTCCTTATTCTCATGGCCGCAATCGGTTGGCTGAGCGGCTGCGAGATGTACCGCTACCGCGGTCAGCTGAATCAAGGCGGTGTGACCGTCGTCGATGGGCCCGCGGGAGGGCACCCGCGCTCCGAGCCGGAGAGGTACGCCGAGCCCGTGGTCGTGCAGCAGGTCGTCTTCGTGAACGGATCCATGCGCGAGGTGCCAAATGCGCCGCCGCTGGCGCCTTCCAGGCGCGATCGGGTGCCCGACGACGACGACGAGGCCCCGCCGTTCGACGCGGCCAAAGCCCGCACGGCGTTGGCCGCCATCGATCTCGCATCGTGCCGCGCCGCCGGCGCCCCCCGCGGGTACGGTCATGCCACCGCGACCTTCAACCCGGCAGGGAACATCTCCAAAGTCGTCCTCGACACCCCCTCGAACCTCACCGCCAGCGCCGTGTCGTGCATCGGCTACGCCTTGGGAACGGCCACCGTGCCCGTGTTTCGCGGAAGCCTCATCACCGTCGGCACCAGCTGGTTCGTTCCCTAGCGCCAGTCCGTTCACTGTGGTGTAACCCGTCCTTCACGGATGTCGCAAAGCCCCGCTTCCGCCAACCACGAAGCCCGGTGACGTAAATGGCTTTGTCGCGTTGCGACAGTCCGGCCATTCGTCTTTTGAAACATGTAATTGAATCAAGTGAATATGGCTTGCATTCGACCGGGGCAATCCATTCATATTGCGCGGTCACTGGTGCAGGTAAATCGATTGTTCGTTACGAGAGATTCGAACCGCATTGGAGGAGCCATGTTCAAAAAGTGGAGTGCTGCCCTCGTACTCGGTGTGGCGACGGCATCCTTTGGCATCACGGCATCGGCGGAAGAGTCGAATACGCTTTTGGAAGACGCTTTTCTGGGTACGTGGACCTTCCAAACGGGAAGCCAAGTCACCTCCCCCTGTCTTTCGAGTGCCTTCGATCTCACCGGCAAAGCGGGTGAAGTCACCGCAGGGAGCGCCGCCGGCGAAATCGTGGTCACCGTCCAAGGATGCAAGATCCCATTCGTCGAGACGGATGCCACGCACGCCAAACTCAAGCAACGCACCCAGTGCGAACTCTCCGACGGCAGCACCACGTACAATGTGGACGTGACCGGGGCCAATGCATCCATCGATGCCAGCGGTGTGCTGCACGCAGATGCCACCGGCACCGCGAACATCTTCTGCAGCATCAAATTGACCGGTACGGCGACCAAGTAACCGACGCCGAGGACCCAGGGACGGGGAGGGTCGCGTGTCCAACGACGGACATGATTCGTCGACGTGTGATCGCGGCCTTCTCGATCCTCCTGTCCGCGTGCCTGGGGTGCGGTTCCTCATCGCCCCCCGTTTCTTCGCCGCGAGTGCCCTGCCTTTCGGGCGACGTTCCCCGCACGGGGCGTCCCGCCGCGGACGAGATGTTCGCGTTCCTTCGTCGAGAGTGGGCCCGCGCGCAGTCGCCATCC encodes:
- the hflX gene encoding GTPase HflX — translated: MSNSSPIRPLAVLVGVQLPGVSDVDHTADLAELGRLVHTLGYEVAATVSQKRDALAAAAVLGEGKLKELADLTGGQGYIPSAAKERKSKARDRWKANDAVDDAFEAETDADEAFGEEETRKPTVVIVDHDITPSQARNLEKATGAEVLDRTGVIVDIFHRHAHSREARLQVEIARLNYVVPRMRESTGSKERQRGRGTGEAALELDRRKVRDRIAELREELAAIQKQQANRRVARKDQLRVALVGYTNAGKSSLMRALTGSNVLVADKLFATLDTTVRALSPATKPRLLVSDTVGFIKKLPHDLVASFRSTLDEALEASLLLYVVDASDPTYEAQLEVTESVLAEIGADVVPRMLLLNKIDRLDEEGRQRVIRRHRGAIALSAHDPKDVEALRQTIIDHFELSMIDEELIVPYAKQSRISEIYEYARVISEDYDESGARLRVRALPAALARLRRVFAA
- a CDS encoding VOC family protein; this translates as MLSKVAYVTLFVNDQDKALDFYTNVLGFEKRADNPLPTGTRFLTVGLAGQELQVVLWPGTHGNAKPAPGLVPGACIFETSDCRAAFETLKARGVEFETPQIIEQPVALVAIFRDPDGNRLMLRENRKP
- a CDS encoding DinB family protein — encoded protein: MMSVSRRDLLRWQFDLTWQLFEFHLDRLTPEDFLWEPAAHIWTVRPGFQPEAPWVPDWAETELDPIPVPTIAWLTWHIGWWWSVTLDHAQKRPPRAREAIGWPGDGPGSLRWLRDLRTEWLEVLARLTDADLDGVAPFPWPNSEQTVAHMVAWVNAELMKNASEIGQLRLLRAAG